A genomic segment from Zygotorulaspora mrakii chromosome 1, complete sequence encodes:
- the ERG12 gene encoding mevalonate kinase (similar to Saccharomyces cerevisiae ERG12 (YMR208W); ancestral locus Anc_8.719), translating into MVLPFLTSAPGKVIIFGEHSAVYNEPAVAASVSALRTYMLVTQTDSNAVELDFPDIGFSHAWSRHEFDHILKDERNTTILQEARHNVRELSPELTSLLDSLHSELKKSMFHHAAFCFTYLYICLCPNVKGIKFSVRSTLPIGAGLGSSASVSVNLAMAMAKLGGLITGTKGLTLQDKKLINDWAFIGEKCMMGTPSGIDNAVSTYGNAVLFKREIDGTTNFEFVEDFPQIPMILTYTKIPRSTKTLVANVRELLSNHPNLVRPILVAMGQLATRGAEILNSLDNGNYNELLELVRVNHGLLVALGVSHPGLEIVRALSDTMELGSTKLTGAGGGGCALTILNKDTSEKLVTEFKSKLEKTHDYATYQTDLGGIGCSLLLNDCISEDKLELILKIFNHNEDKALIDELLLPGKCSLSWIF; encoded by the coding sequence ATGGTGTTGCCATTTTTAACATCAGCTCCTGGTAAGGTGATCATCTTTGGTGAGCATTCGGCTGTTTATAATGAACCTGCCGTTGCAGCTAGTGTATCAGCATTAAGAACTTACATGCTGGTTACGCAAACAGACTCTAATGCAGTGGAGCTAGATTTCCCAGATATTGGCTTCAGCCATGCGTGGTCTCGTCATGAGTTTGATCatatattgaaagatgaaaggAATACTACAATATTGCAAGAAGCAAGGCACAATGTTAGAGAGTTGTCTCCAGAACTGACCAGTCTGCTTGATTCTTTGCATAGcgaattgaagaaatccATGTTTCATCACGCAGCATTCTGTTTTACGTATCTCTACATATGTCTGTGTCCAAACGTGAAGGGAATTAAGTTCTCCGTGAGATCTACGTTACCTATTGGAGCTGGTCTTGGTTCAAGCGCATCGGTGTCTGTCAATCTTGCAATGGCCATGGCAAAATTGGGTGGCCTTATCACTGGAACAAAAGGTCTCACATTacaagataaaaaattgataaatgaTTGGGCTTTCATTGGTGAAAAGTGCATGATGGGTACACCTTCTGGTATAGATAACGCCGTTTCAACGTATGGTAATGCTGTACTATTCAAAAGAGAGATCGATGGGACCacaaattttgagtttGTTGAGGATTTTCCTCAAATTCCAATGATTCTTACCTACACCAAGATTCCTCGTTCTACAAAAACACTTGTTGCAAATGTCAGAGAACTGCTATCAAATCATCCAAATTTGGTGAGACCAATTTTAGTCGCAATGGGTCAATTGGCCACAAGAGGAGcagaaattttaaattCGCTGGACAATGGAAATTATAATGAGCTGCTTGAACTGGTGCGCGTGAACCACGGATTACTAGTTGCATTAGGGGTTTCACATCCCGGTCTAGAGATTGTCAGAGCTTTGAGTGACACAATGGAACTTGGCTCAACAAAACTGACAGGTGCCGGTGGGGGTGGATGTGCGTtaacaattttgaacaaagaTACAAGTGAGAAATTAGTGACGGAATTTAAATCGAAGCTTGAAAAGACTCATGATTATGCTACCTATCAAACAGACTTAGGCGGAATTGGTTGTAGTTTGTTATTGAATGATTGTATCTCTGAAGATAAATTGGAATTAATTCTAAAGATTTTCAATCataatgaagataaagCACTAATTGATGAGCTATTGTTGCCTGGTAAATGCAGTCTATCCTGGATCTTCTGA
- the FSF1 gene encoding Fsf1p (similar to Saccharomyces cerevisiae YOR271C; ancestral locus Anc_8.720) has product MASSVSGPIALPESRYDLSTYWGRVRHCVEIVDPTMLLTTQNDLTKAREIVSSYRHGILKETTPEFWHAKKQLDSTVHPDTGETVLLPFRMSCNVLSNLVVTAGMLTPNLGTAGTLFWQWANQSLNVAVNSANANKSHPMSTKQLITNYAVAVSASCGVAVGLNKLVPRLRNVSPNTRLILGRLVPFAAVVTAGIVNVFLMRGNEIRKGISVYDPNGDEVGKSKKAAVIAVGETALSRVINATPVMVIPPLILVRLQRTILKGKSFGVQTLASLAVIAATAFTALPFALALFPQRQGIHLAKLESSIQDKVDKNGKKIEMVYFNRGM; this is encoded by the coding sequence ATGGCTTCATCAGTATCTGGTCCAATTGCCTTACCTGAATCTCGTTACGATCTGAGTACCTATTGGGGTAGAGTTCGTCATTGTGTTGAGATTGTTGATCCAACGATGCTGTTGACAACTCAAAATGATCTAACAAAGGCCCGCGAAATTGTTAGCTCTTATCGTCATGGTATATTAAAGGAAACGACGCCAGAGTTTTGGCACGCTAAGAAACAGCTCGACTCAACGGTTCATCCAGATACAGGAGAGACTGTTCTTTTACCATTCCGTATGTCATGCAATGTTTTGTCAAACTTGGTTGTTACCGCCGGTATGTTAACTCCAAATTTGGGTACTGCTGGAACATTATTTTGGCAATGGGCCAATCAATCATTGAATGTTGCCGTAAATTCAGCGAATGCGAATAAATCACATCCAATGTCCACTAAACAATTGATTACAAACTATGCAGTGGCTGTCAGTGCTTCTTGTGGTGTCGCAGTTGGTTTAAACAAACTCGTTCCAAGATTGAGAAATGTTAGCCCTAATACGAGATTGATTCTTGGCCGTTTGGTTCCATTTGCAGCAGTTGTAACTGCCGGTATTGTAAACGTTTTCTTAATGAGAGGTAATGAAATCAGGAAAGGCATTTCAGTTTATGATCCTAATGGTGATGAGGTTGGTAAGTCAAAGAAGGCAGCCGTAATTGCAGTTGGTGAAACAGCTTTAAGTAGAGTTATTAATGCCACTCCTGTTATGGTTATTCCACCATTGATTTTAGTTCGCTTGCAACGTACTATCTTAAAGGGTAAATCATTTGGTGTCCAGACATTAGCCAGTCTAGCCGTCATTGCAGCAACAGCGTTCACAGCTCTACCGTTTGCATTAGCACTCTTCCCTCAAAGACAAGGTATTCATTTGGCCAAACTGGAATCTAGCATTCAAGATAAAGTGGATAAAAACggcaaaaaaatcgaaatgGTTTATTTCAACAGAGGTATGTAA
- the YTM1 gene encoding Ytm1p (similar to Saccharomyces cerevisiae YTM1 (YOR272W); ancestral locus Anc_8.721) produces MSEDKAQVKVKFFTREQEESLHVEDVPVYAPISLKRYGLSEIVNHLLGSEQPIPFDFLIEGELLRTSLQDYLVKKGLSSETYLNIEYTRAVLPPSYLASYNNDDWVSSIDVGDRSIISGSYDGVVRTWNLSGKVEKQYSGHSGAVRAVKFISNTRLVSCGNDRTLRMWKTRNDDLASYNNINGGGDEDEDEDENVEEGKTLAILEGHKAPVVSVDVSNNSRILSASYDNSIGFWSTIYKEMTIVDPMEDLKNSSNNKVSTAARKRRKMALKDGSIRRRAPLLLLESHNAPVEQAIFDSTDNTVGYSVSQDHTIKTWDLVTARCIDTKTTSYSLLSVAQLPSLHLLACGSSARHITLHDVRMDSSSKVTQKQLIGHKNFVVSLDTCPENEYMLASASHDGTVKIWDVRSTSPMYTITREDPSVEKGINDKVFAVRWSKDVGIISGGQDKKIQINKGDNIFKS; encoded by the coding sequence ATGTCTGAAGATAAAGCACAGGTGAAggtgaaatttttcacgCGTGAGCAAGAAGAGTCGCTGCACGTTGAGGATGTTCCTGTCTACGCACCAATATCTTTAAAGAGATATGGTCTCTCAGAGATTGTAAACCACCTTTTGGGGTCGGAACAGCCGATTCCTTTTGATTTCCTGATAGAAGGGGAGCTTTTGCGTACCTCCTTGCAGGATTATTTGGTAAAGAAAGGTCTATCCAGCGAAAcatatttgaatattgaATATACTAGAGCAGTTTTACCACCATCTTATTTGGCAAGTTACAATAATGATGACTGGGTTAGCTCGATTGACGTTGGGGACAGAAGTATAATTAGTGGGTCCTACGACGGTGTTGTGCGCACCTGGAACCTTTCTGGTAAAGTAGAAAAACAGTACAGTGGCCATTCAGGAGCAGTTCGTGCCGTTAAATTTATTTCTAACACGAGATTGGTCTCATGTGGCAACGATCGTACGTTAAGGATGTGGAAAACACGAAATGACGACTTAGCAAGCtataataatatcaatgGTGGGGGTGACGAGGACGAGGACGAGGACGAGAATGTTGAAGAGGGTAAAACTTTAGCTATCCTGGAAGGTCACAAGGCTCCCGTTGTATCTGTTGATGTGTCAAATAATTCAAGGATTCTATCCGCATCTTATGATAACTCAATTGGGTTTTGGTCAACAATCTATAAAGAAATGACAATAGTTGATCCAATGGAAGATTTAAAAAACAGCAGTAACAACAAGGTTTCAACTGCCGctagaaaaagaagaaaaatggctTTAAAAGACGGCTCTATTAGAAGACGCGCTCCGCTACTGTTATTGGAATCACATAATGCCCCGGTAGAACAAGCTATCTTCGATTCCACTGATAACACTGTTGGTTATTCAGTTTCTCAAGACCACACTATCAAGACATGGGATCTGGTCACGGCGCGTTGCATAGATACGAAGACCACTTCCTACTCTTTACTGTCAGTAGCTCAGTTGCCAAGTTTACATCTGTTGGCATGTGGTTCAAGCGCAAGACATATTACCTTACATGACGTTCGTATGGattcttcatcaaaggTTACTCAAAAGCAATTGATTGGACATAAAAATTTTGTCGTTTCATTAGATACATGCCCAGAAAATGAGTATATGTTAGCATCGGCTTCGCACGATGGAACTGTTAAAATTTGGGACGTGAGATCAACTTCACCAATGTACACTATCACAAGGGAAGATCCTTCAGTTGAAAAAGGCATAAATGACAAAGTATTCGCAGTCAGGTGGTCCAAGGATGTCGGAATTATTAGTGGTGGTCAAGATAAAAAGATTCAGATAAATAAAGGGgataatattttcaaaagttaG
- a CDS encoding uncharacterized protein (similar to Saccharomyces cerevisiae YMR209C; ancestral locus Anc_8.722) — protein sequence MTSLNGNTSAIIFTCLAVIMSFLRKYKPFRVWFTSLFETSLSDYFLPSKQIVVSSPTFTLSKTSAHFKEHGNTTLYELIQALTQLQEYLIRGQRQNGVIFNRTRELQPENLMHLRRIKYFSKVDEVNKSIQQNNISVQLVIRYVLERLIENNKNNDMMEHLPDILKTTCADLGFMTSDKGELIPTGDTIILANSPSKQSTVVEALGHLCRDWSSSFECERNPLNDFVHKRLQVSLKPSSDQDTLVIVPGAGVGQLAQSIAHKFPHCKVDSIEWSALMYVFNQFALDHPYDLDISPFSQYYSGHVDPESQTRQVQVNLKDVIRPANLNVLWGDFRQYTTNDKQYKKIFVCTAFFIDTAENLFEYFQAIEEFTNYCDELHWINIGPLKYGTRPLVQFTVSELKDLRRIRGWEDKCEEVVNDYNKKLNGYMTDYESLYQGYYGLLKFHSVFHQKGKESAVNNSN from the coding sequence ATGACGTCTCTCAATGGCAATACTTCAGCTATAATTTTCACTTGTTTGGCCGTCATAATGAGTTTCCTTCGGAAGTACAAGCCATTCAGGGTTTGGTTTACGTCATTATTCGAAACTTCATTATCCGACTACTTTTTACCATCCAAGCAAATCGTTGTATCATCACCAACCTTTACTCTGTCAAAAACTTCTGCTCATTTCAAGGAGCACGGTAACACTACACTGTACGAATTAATTCAAGCTTTAACTCAATTACAGGAATATCTTATAAGAGGTCAAAGACAGAATGGTGTCATTTTTAACAGGACAAGAGAACTGCAGCCGGAGAACCTTATGCATCTGAGGAGAATTAAGTATTTTTCTAAGGTGGATGAAGTTAATAAAAGTATACAGCAAAATAACATATCAGTTCAATTGGTTATTCGATATGTATTAGAGAGGctaattgaaaataataaaaataatgatatgATGGAACATCTGcctgatattttgaaaacaacatGTGCCGATTTGGGGTTTATGACCAGTGATAAAGGCGAATTGATTCCCACAGGAGATACTATTATATTAGCAAATTCCCCTTCCAAACAATCCACCGTGGTTGAAGCATTAGGCCACCTTTGTCGGGATTGGAGTTCATCCTTCGAATGCGAGAGAAATCCGTTGAATGATTTTGTTCATAAAAGACTGCAGGTCTCGCTCAAACCGTCGAGTGACCAGGACACTCTAGTTATTGTACCCGGTGCTGGTGTGGGTCAACTCGCTCAATCTATTGCGCACAAATTTCCTCATTGTAAAGTTGATTCCATTGAATGGTCAGCGCTGATGTATGTTTTTAATCAATTTGCCTTGGACCATCCTTATGATTTGGATATAAGTCCGTTTTCACAATATTATTCCGGTCATGTTGACCCTGAAAGCCAAACTAGACAAGTGCAAGTCAATTTAAAAGATGTTATACGCCCCGCGAATTTAAACGTTCTTTGGGGTGATTTCAGACAATATACCACTAATGACAaacaatataaaaaaatatttgtcTGTACAGCTTTTTTTATCGATACTGCAGAAAACTTGTTCGAATATTTTCAAGCAATTGAAGAGTTTACCAATTATTGCGATGAATTGCATTGGATAAATATAGGTCCGTTGAAATATGGTACACGACCTTTGGTGCAATTTACAGTTTCCGAGCTTAAAGATCTACGCAGAATAAGAGGCTGGGAAGATAAATGCGAGGAAGTAGTTAACGATTATAATAAAAAGCTGAATGGATATATGACCGACTACGAGTCATTATATCAAGGCTATTATGGACTTTTAAAGTTTCACTCTgtatttcatcaaaaggGAAAAGAGAGTGCAGTAAATAATTCTAATTGA
- the TPO4 gene encoding Tpo4p (similar to Saccharomyces cerevisiae TPO4 (YOR273C); ancestral locus Anc_8.723), protein MEVELKDRKPSDSSESCTDEKSYHSVKEDSRAQDVVKEGKEDVVRPIEGKGGQADPDAVIDPATLDWDGPDDMDNPHNWPAWKKWYATMTVALLCLVVTMGSSLYVSSVPVFQARYHVSRTLGLAGLTFYLLGLSTVIFAPLSEVFGRKPIYLFTLPISMLFTMGVALSNGHMRMILPLRFFSGLFACPALSVGSGTVMDIFDFDEVSTAAVLFSLAPFLGPVISPIMSSFAVEAQGWRWTQYIQLIAGGVILPFIFVLPETHKGIILKKRAKKRNLNLKEFTKEEQKQFLKVVLTMTTLRPVKMLVVEPIVLVFSIYVAFIFAVLFGFFEAYPIIYSGVYGMSSGVSSLPFLGIGIGLWLGALFYIVVDRKILFPKAPPGTPELENSTSNRTTPYRGERDPKTNELLPVVPERFLLGCKCGAVALPVALFWQAWTARPDVHWMSPVAAGVPFGFGLINIFFSVIIYFTQCFPPLMVASALAANSLLRYVVCSVFPLFTVQMYENLKVKWASTLFALICVAMLPIPWIFERWGSKIRRRSQFGYAAMIKTENEREETDGDNYDDNDQATLSRVATLQVYDDSHSMASVKRTSSRVSNGGTSGRSQAVIRAEPQESMYDHLESDHSEASLSDRTSDKV, encoded by the coding sequence atGGAGGTAGAGTTGAAGGATAGGAAGCCCAGCGATAGCTCCGAAAGCTGTactgatgaaaaaagttatCACAGCGTGAAAGAGGATTCACGTGCTCAAGACGTAGTAAAAGAGGGCAAAGAAGATGTTGTGAGGCCGATAGAGGGCAAGGGTGGGCAGGCTGACCCTGATGCAGTTATAGATCCGGCAACGCTGGATTGGGATGGGCCGGATGATATGGACAATCCACATAATTGGCCTGCGTGGAAGAAATGGTACGCTACAATGACAGTGGCGCTGCTTTGTCTGGTGGTGACGATGGGATCTTCACTTTATGTATCGAGTGTGCCTGTTTTCCAGGCTAGATATCATGTGAGCCGGACCCTTGGTCTTGCGGGATTGACATTTTATCTGCTGGGCCTATCGACAGTGATTTTTGCCCCATTGAGTGAAGTGTTTGGTCGTAAACCCATATACCTGTTTACGCTGCCAATATCGATGCTTTTCACTATGGGAGTGGCCTTGTCCAACGGCCATATGAGGATGATTTTGCCACTACGATTTTTCTCTGGACTCTTTGCATGTCCGGCGTTGAGTGTTGGATCCGGGACGGTCATGGACATATTTGACTTCGATGAGGTTTCTACGGCTGCTGTGTTGTTCTCATTGGCGCCTTTTTTGGGCCCAGTTATATCCCCAATCATGTCTTCGTTTGCCGTGGAAGCTCAAGGCTGGCGCTGGACTCAATACATTCAACTAATTGCTGGTGGAGTCATTCTACCGTTCATTTTTGTCCTACCTGAAACACATAAAGGTATTATTTTAAAGAAAAGGGCAAAGAAGAGAAACttaaatttgaaggaattcACCAAGGAGGAACAAAAACAGTTTTTGAAGGTGGTCCTGACGATGACCACTCTACGTCCGGTGAAAATGCTTGTTGTTGAACCAATTGTGCTTGTTTTCAGCATATATGTTGCATTTATCTTCGCTGTCTTATTTGGTTTCTTCGAAGCATATCCAATTATCTATTCGGGAGTGTATGGAATGAGCTCTGGTGTTTCGAGTTTACCATTTCTAGGGATCGGTATCGGTCTTTGGTTAGGAGCACTTTTCTACATTGTAGTCGATAGGAAAATTTTATTTCCAAAGGCACCTCCTGGAACTCCAGAGTTGGAGAACAGTACTTCTAATAGGACTACTCCTTATAGAGGAGAGAGGGATCCAAAAACAAACGAACTTCTTCCTGTTGTACCGGAAAGGTTTCTATTAGGTTGTAAATGTGGTGCCGTAGCTCTACCAGTTGCCCTTTTCTGGCAAGCATGGACCGCAAGACCAGACGTACACTGGATGTCACCTGTTGCAGCTGGTGTTCCGTTTGGCTTTGGATtgattaatatttttttcagtgtTATCATCTACTTCACGCAATGCTTCCCGCCATTAATGGTTGCATCTGCCCTAGCCGCTAATTCCCTGTTGAGATATGTGGTGTGTAGtgtttttcctttgttcACAGTACAAATGTACGAAAACTTAAAAGTCAAATGGGCAAGTACACTTTTTGCATTGATTTGTGTGGCAATGCTACCGATCCCATGGATCTTTGAACGTTGGGGCAGTAAAATAAGACGTAGATCTCAGTTCGGCTATGCGGCGATGATCAAAACGGAAAATGAACGTGAAGAGACTGACGGTGATAATTATGATGACAATGACCAAGCCACTTTAAGCAGAGTAGCGACTTTACAAGTTTATGATGACTCACATTCTATGGCGTCTGTCAAAAGAACATCTTCAAGAGTTAGTAATGGTGGGACAAGCGGCCGTAGCCAAGCTGTTATAAGAGCTGAGCCACAAGAATCTATGTATGACCACTTGGAAAGTGATCATTCAGAAGCGTCTTTATCGGATCGCACTTCCGATAAAGTTTAG
- the MGL2 gene encoding putative carboxylic ester hydrolase (similar to Saccharomyces cerevisiae YMR210W) gives MAFKDYLPNCLRVHQVRPDHPLEWQDDSGNKKVTLDSLIDENCQEFSDNASAYLNPMLLNGHMQTAYAAFKPFETVDRVFYKRLILTYRDQGEGSVDIAVKSLEKSDYIPRNQSKFKLPSNYSFFEANDPRLYSNDDKPMVIILHGLTGGSAESYARTLVNRITAGYNFEACVFNARGCCNSCLTTPQMYNGGWTNDIRQCVNDLKSRFPNRKFYMVGFSLGASIMSNYIGEQGDKSEIECAVALGNPWDLCHSSYYINNTRMGSHFYSPALAKNLVDLAQKHIDVLKESPTLGQAYKEHIIRAPKTVEEFDNLFTAPMFGYNTATEYYRNASSCNRLLSIRTPFLAINAIDDPIVGFESLPEYEVKANPYVLMLKTTKGGHVAWFSDKHGKRWYTDPLCRFLSAFHKEVVLRSLKPKINEKLLPTNIVGPVMTTYGDYYV, from the coding sequence ATGGCATTTAAGGACTACCTTCCCAATTGTTTGCGAGTTCATCAGGTGCGACCAGACCATCCGCTGGAGTGGCAGGATGATTCTGGTAATAAAAAAGTCACCTTGGATAGCTTGATAGATGAGAACTGTCAAGAGTTCTCAGACAACGCTTCAGCGTACCTGAATCCAATGCTGCTGAATGGGCACATGCAAACAGCTTATGCCGCATTCAAGCCGTTTGAGACGGTGGATCGTGTTTTCTACAAGAGGTTAATATTGACGTATCGAGATCAGGGCGAGGGAAGCGTTGACATTGCAGTCAAAAGTTTGGAGAAAAGCGATTATATTCCCAGAAACCAGTCGAAATTCAAGTTGCCGTCAAATTACTCTTTTTTCGAGGCGAATGATCCCCGATTGTACTCTAACGATGACAAGCCGATGGTGATCATTCTGCATGGACTGACGGGAGGGTCTGCGGAGAGCTATGCCAGAACGCTGGTGAACAGGATAACCGCAGGGTACAATTTTGAGGCGTGCGTTTTCAACGCAAGAGGATGCTGTAATTCGTGTTTAACAACACCGCAGATGTACAACGGCGGTTGGACTAATGACATAAGACAGTGTGTGAACGATTTGAAATCAAGATTCCCGAACCGAAAGTTTTATATGGTCGGGTTCTCACTGGGAGCGTCCATCATGTCCAACTACATCGGAGAGCAAGGCGACAAATCTGAGATAGAATGCGCGGTTGCGTTAGGGAACCCGTGGGACCTCTGTCATTCGTCTTACTACATCAACAATACAAGAATGGGATCACATTTCTATTCTCCAGCCTTGGCGAAAAATTTAGTCGATTTGGCACAAAAACACATCGATGTCTTGAAAGAGAGTCCAACGCTAGGTCAAGCGTACAAAGAGCACATTATCCGAGCTCCCAAAACCGTCGAAGAATTCGACAATTTGTTTACAGCACCAATGTTTGGCTACAATACTGCAACCGAATATTATAGAAATGCATCCTCTTGTAATAGACTACTTTCCATCAGAACTCCATTCTTGGCAATCAATGCAATTGATGATCCAATTGTAGGGTTTGAATCACTACCTGAGTACGAAGTCAAAGCTAATCCGTATGTTCTAATGCTCAAGACTACAAAAGGTGGGCATGTTGCGTGGTTTAGCGATAAACACGGGAAAAGATGGTACACGGATCCACTGTGTAGGTTTTTGAGCGCATTCCATAAAGAGGTTGTATTAAGGAGCTTGAAGCCAAAAATTAATGAGAAGCTGCTGCCCACCAATATTGTTGGACCAGTGATGACTACGTATGGTGATTATTATGTTTAA
- the DML1 gene encoding Dml1p (similar to Saccharomyces cerevisiae DML1 (YMR211W); ancestral locus Anc_8.724), whose translation MHEVITISLGQRANHTATQFFNCQQELLSEQGERLNDPSIFLNPTIDKLSKTVSYAPRSLIWDAKNGTGSLGTYQYSHTRDYYFGQDNESDENHNVIMTHPAIPKSQYQQALDSGSFPLPKLTTENTKYWSDYSKLVYSPRSFNILKDWYHDVCNPNKPDFEKLETKKFDNFDVGYQEFNESYLTDFFDGNFHSELEQCDTLQGFNLIMDMDSGWGGFTTALVQELRNELPKKTFFNWGYNENDPLTAKHTKFQEARFSRSTLPLVENKIKAMAYMSEDCDLMVPLYADSKLSNWEQGGLTCKYIDAISSVLSLSHNADRKSMDFVKDCFTFGDTSKCFVSSFMDENETDDSYFARIMPFRNHPKDSNEQHVFSECSIIRGIVGSDLESSKSKKLLRTYPYHPSDTIPRELSERKSFSLKYKTTEICRNVFTHYHEIVTKYIRNTSDREELKDRLATLASQYEYGWYDDEDSSDDL comes from the coding sequence ATGCATGAAGTAATTACCATTTCATTAGGTCAGCGAGCTAATCATACAGCaactcaattttttaattgtCAACAAGAACTTCTGAGTGAGCAAGGAGAAAGGCTGAATGatccatcaatttttttgaacccCACGATAGACAAGCTCTCAAAAACCGTTTCATATGCACCACGGTCATTGATATGGGATGCCAAGAATGGAACCGGTTCTCTAGGGACTTATCAATACTCGCACACGAGAGACTATTACTTTGGTCAAGATAATGAAAGTGATGAGAACCATAATGTGATAATGACACATCCAGCTATTCCAAAGTCGCAGTACCAACAAGCTCTGGATAGCGGTTCATTCCCATTGCCTAAACTTACAACCGAGAATACAAAATACTGGTCAGACTATTCTAAACTAGTATATTCACCCAGAAGTTTTAATATCTTAAAGGACTGGTACCATGATGTTTGTAATCCTAACAAGCCTGATTtcgaaaaacttgaaaccaaaaaatttgataactTCGATGTTGGCTATCAGGAATTTAACGAGAGTTATCTGACGGATTTCTTTGATggaaattttcattctgAACTGGAACAATGTGATACTCTGCAGGGGTTCAACTTAATAATGGATATGGACTCTGGTTGGGGAGGTTTCACCACAGCACTAGTGCAAGAATTGAGAAATGAACTTCCGAAGAAAACGTTCTTCAATTGGGGTtacaatgaaaatgatccaTTGACTGCAAAGCATACAAAGTTTCAAGAGGCTCGTTTTTCAAGATCAACGCTCCCTCTTGTTGAGAATAAAATAAAAGCCATGGCATACATGTCTGAAGACTGCGATCTTATGGTACCGTTATATGCCGATTCCAAACTCTCCAACTGGGAACAAGGAGGCTTGACTTGTAAATATATCGATGCGATTTCATCAGTTTTGTCTTTATCTCATAACGCGGACAGAAAATCCATGGATTTTGTTAAAGATTGTTTTACATTTGGAGATACCTCGAAATGCTTTGTTTCTTCATTCATGGATGAAAACGAAACTGATGATTCGTATTTTGCAAGGATAATGCCATTTAGAAATCATCCAAAGGATTCTAATGAGCAGCACGTTTTTTCTGAATGTTCTATTATCAGAGGAATTGTCGGCTCTGATCTCGAATCTTCAAAGAGCAAGAAATTATTGAGGACCTATCCTTATCATCCATCAGACACGATACCGCGAGAACTTAGTGAGAGaaagagtttttcattgaaatataaaactACTGAAATTTGCAGAAACGTTTTCACGCATTATCATGAAATAGTTACTAAATACATCAGAAACACTAGCGACAGAGAAGAACTGAAGGACCGTCTTGCCACATTGGCATCTCAGTATGAATACGGGTGGTATGACGATGAGGATTCTTCAGATGATTTGTAG